Proteins from one Malaya genurostris strain Urasoe2022 chromosome 2, Malgen_1.1, whole genome shotgun sequence genomic window:
- the LOC131427555 gene encoding putative defense protein Hdd11, which yields MAYRFVYALMAVVAVCTVPALSFSAGAPTGACGDLIPQHHTDPQKTPAPYTIQLNKNKVKSGEGMTVTVKGNTAKDTIKGLLCQARSGETPVGSFDVPPNNNFIQTLDCGNTKKSAVTHKKMTSDPKEISFNWVAPRGFSGDIRMTCTIALNGGVFWVKEQSAALKVN from the exons ATGGCATACAGATTCGTTTACGCACTGATGGCAGTGGTCGCCGTATGCACTGTTCCGGCTTTATCATTCTCAGCAGGAGCCCCAACCGGAGCCTGTGGTGATTTGATTCCACAGCATCACACCGATCCCCAGAAAACACCGGCACCTTACACTATTCAGTTGAACAAAAACAAGGTCAAATCCGGTGAAGGAATGACCGTAACCGTAAAAGGTAATACCGCCAAGGACACCATTAAAGGGTTGCTTTGCCAAGCTCGCTCAGGTGAAACGCCCGTAGGATCGTTCGATGTTCCACCAAACAATAATTTCATTCAGACTCTGGACTGTGGCAATACGAAGAAG TCGGCCGTCACTCATAAGAAAATGACTTCTGATCCAAAGGAAATATCATTCAACTGGGTTGCTCCCCGAGGATTCAGTGGCGATATTCGGATGACCTGTACCATTGCCCTGAATGGTGGCGTCTTCTGGGTCAAAGAGCAATCTGCTGCCCTTAAAGTCAACTAA